The following proteins come from a genomic window of Acinonyx jubatus isolate Ajub_Pintada_27869175 chromosome C1, VMU_Ajub_asm_v1.0, whole genome shotgun sequence:
- the CLK1 gene encoding dual specificity protein kinase CLK1 isoform X1, whose amino-acid sequence MRHSKRTYCPDWEEKDWDCGKWRSSSSHKRKKRSHSSARENKHCKYNHSKTSDSHYVENRSINEKDYHSRRYIDEYRNDYSQGCEPGHRHRDHESRYQNHSSKSSGRSGRSSYKSKHRIHHSTSHHRSHGKSHRRKRTRSVEDDEEGHLICQSGDVLSARYEIVDTLGEGAFGKVVECIDHKAGGRHVAVKIVKNVDRYCEAARSEIQVLEHLNTTDPSSTFRCVQMLEWFEHHGHICIVFELLGLSTYDFIKENGFLPFRLDHIRKMAYQICKSVNFLHSNKLTHTDLKPENILFVQSDYTEAYNPKMKRDERTLKNPDIKVVDFGSATYDDEHHSTLVSTRHYRAPEVILALGWSQPCDVWSIGCILIEYYLGFTVFPTHDSKEHLAMMERILGPLPKHMIQKTRKRKYFHHDRLDWDEHSSAGRYVSRRCKPLKEFMLSQDAEHELLFDLIEKMLQYDPAKRITLREALKHPFFHPLRKDT is encoded by the exons ATGAGACACTCGAAGAGAACTTATTGCCCTGATTGGGAGGAAAAAGATTGGGACTGTGGAAaatggagaagcagcagcagtcataaaagaaagaagagatcacATAGCAGTGCCCGGGAGAATAAGCACTGCAAATATAATCACTCTAAAACATCTGATAG ccattatgTGGAAAACAGGTCCATAAATGAGAAAGATTATCATAGTCGACGCTACATTGATGAATACAGAAATGACTACAGTCAAGGATGTGAACCTGGACATCGCCATAGAGACCATGAAAGCAGATACCAGAACCATAGTAGCAAGTCTTCTGGTAGAAGTGGAAGAAGTAGTTATAAAAGCAAACATAGGATTCACCATAGTACTTCACACCATCGTTCACATGGG AAGAGTCACCGAAGGAAAAGAACCAGGAGTGTAGAGGATGATGAGGAGGGTCACCTGATCTGTCAGAGTGGAGACGTACTAAGTGCAAGAT aTGAAATTGTTGATACTTTAGGAGAAGGAGCTTTTGGAAAAGTCGTGGAGTGCATTGATCATAAAGC AGGAGGTAGACATGTAGCagtaaaaatagttaaaaatgtggATAGATACTGTGAAGCTGCTCGCTCAGAAATACAAGTTCTGGAACACTTGAATACAACAGACCCCAGCAGTACGTT cCGCTGTGTCCAGATGTTGGAGTGGTTTGAGCATCATGGTCATATTTGCATTGTATTTGAACTACTAGGACTTAGTACTTATGACTTCATTAAGGAAAATGGTTTTCTACCATTTCGTCTGGATCATATCAGGAAGATGGCATATCAGATATGCAAGTCCGTGAATT TTCTGCACAGTAATAAGTTGACTCACACAGACTTAAAGCCTGAAAACATCTTATTTGTGCAGTCTGACTACACAGAGGCATATAATCCCAAAATG AAACGTGATGAACGTACCTTAAAAAATCCAGATATTAAAGTTGTAGACTTTGGAAGTGCAACATATGATGATGAACATCACAGTACATTGGTATCTACAAGGCATTATAGGGCACCCGAAGTTATTTTAG CCCTGGGATGGTCCCAGCCATGTGATGTCTGGAGTATAGGATGTATTCTTATTGAATACTACCTTGGGTTTACAGTATTTCCA ACACATGATAGTAAGGAGCATTTGGCAATGATGGAAAGAATTCTTGGACCTTTACCAAAACATATGATACAGAAAACGAG GAAACGTAAATATTTCCATCATGATCGATTAGACTGGGATGAACACAGTTCTGCTGGCAGATATGTTTCAAGGCGCTGTAAACCTCTGAAG gaatttATGCTCTCTCAGGATGCTGAACATGAACTTCTCTTTGACCTCATTGAGAAAATGTTACAGTATGATCCAGCTAAAAGGATTACTCTCAGAGAAGCCTTAAAGCATCCTTTCTTTCACCCCCTGAGAAAAGATACATAG
- the CLK1 gene encoding dual specificity protein kinase CLK1 isoform X2, giving the protein MLEWFEHHGHICIVFELLGLSTYDFIKENGFLPFRLDHIRKMAYQICKSVNFLHSNKLTHTDLKPENILFVQSDYTEAYNPKMKRDERTLKNPDIKVVDFGSATYDDEHHSTLVSTRHYRAPEVILALGWSQPCDVWSIGCILIEYYLGFTVFPTHDSKEHLAMMERILGPLPKHMIQKTRKRKYFHHDRLDWDEHSSAGRYVSRRCKPLKEFMLSQDAEHELLFDLIEKMLQYDPAKRITLREALKHPFFHPLRKDT; this is encoded by the exons ATGTTGGAGTGGTTTGAGCATCATGGTCATATTTGCATTGTATTTGAACTACTAGGACTTAGTACTTATGACTTCATTAAGGAAAATGGTTTTCTACCATTTCGTCTGGATCATATCAGGAAGATGGCATATCAGATATGCAAGTCCGTGAATT TTCTGCACAGTAATAAGTTGACTCACACAGACTTAAAGCCTGAAAACATCTTATTTGTGCAGTCTGACTACACAGAGGCATATAATCCCAAAATG AAACGTGATGAACGTACCTTAAAAAATCCAGATATTAAAGTTGTAGACTTTGGAAGTGCAACATATGATGATGAACATCACAGTACATTGGTATCTACAAGGCATTATAGGGCACCCGAAGTTATTTTAG CCCTGGGATGGTCCCAGCCATGTGATGTCTGGAGTATAGGATGTATTCTTATTGAATACTACCTTGGGTTTACAGTATTTCCA ACACATGATAGTAAGGAGCATTTGGCAATGATGGAAAGAATTCTTGGACCTTTACCAAAACATATGATACAGAAAACGAG GAAACGTAAATATTTCCATCATGATCGATTAGACTGGGATGAACACAGTTCTGCTGGCAGATATGTTTCAAGGCGCTGTAAACCTCTGAAG gaatttATGCTCTCTCAGGATGCTGAACATGAACTTCTCTTTGACCTCATTGAGAAAATGTTACAGTATGATCCAGCTAAAAGGATTACTCTCAGAGAAGCCTTAAAGCATCCTTTCTTTCACCCCCTGAGAAAAGATACATAG
- the PPIL3 gene encoding peptidyl-prolyl cis-trans isomerase-like 3: MSVTLHTDVGDIKIEVFCERTPKTCENFLALCASNYYNGCIFHRNIKGFMVQTGDPTGTGRGGNSIWGKKFEDEYSEYLKHNVRGVVSMANNGPNTNGSQFFITYGKQPHLDMKYTVFGKVIDGLETLDELEKLPVNEKTYRPLNDVHIKDITIHANPFAQ; the protein is encoded by the exons ATG tCAGTGACACTGCATACAGATGTAGGTGATATTAAAATAGAAGTCTTCTGTGAAAGGACACCCAAAACATGTGAG AATTTCTTGGCTCTTTGTGCCAGTAATTACTACAATGGATGTATATTTCATAGAAATATCAAGGGTTTCATGGTTCAAACAGGAGATCCAACAG GTACCGGAAGAGGAGGTAACAGTATCTGGGGCAAGAAATTTGAGGATGAATATAGTGAATATCTTAAG CACAATGTTAGAGGTGTTGTATCTATGGCTAATAATGGCCCAAACACCAATGGATCTCAGTTCTTCATCACCTATGGCAAGCAGCCACATTTGGATATGAAATACACAGTATTTGGAAA GGTAATAGATGGTCTAGAGACTCTAGATGAATTGGAGAAATTACCAGTAAATGAGAAGACATACCGACCTCTTAATGATGTACACATTAAGGACATAACTATTCATGCCAATCCATTTGCACAGTAG